The Macaca nemestrina isolate mMacNem1 chromosome 15, mMacNem.hap1, whole genome shotgun sequence genome segment CCATCTCCAAGCAGCCCAAGGAGAAGATCCAGGCCATCATCGAGTCCTGCAGCCGGCAGTTCCCCGAGTTCCAGGAGCGGGCCCGCAAGCGCATCCGCACGTACCTCAAGTCCTGCCGGCGCATGAAGAAGAACGGCATGGAGATGGTGAGTCCCTCCTCCCTGGCCCACGCTTCCCCTCGGCGCCACCACTGACCTCCTGCCACACGCCCAGGATGCCCGGGCCCCTTCACCCAGGGTCTTCCCAGGAGTCCTGGAAGCAAGTACCATAATCCCTGGTTTGCAAATGAGGGAACTAAGGCCTAGAAAGGTCCTATAGCTCCGTAGACTGAGGCACTGGAGCCCAAACCCCACCCTGTGCCACCCACCCCTGGGGCAAGGTCTCTGCACAAGCCCAGGGCCCCCACGACCCCATGCTAGCTCCATCCCCGTTCTGCCTGCAGACCAGACCCACGCCACCCCACCTGACCTCGGCCATGGCAGAGAACATCCTGGCAGCTGCCTGTGAGAGCGAGACGAGAAAGGCAGCCAAGCGGATGCGTCTGGAGATCTACCAGTCCTCACAGGTACCTGCCACAGCAGCCACTACAGGGGCTGCTCCCGGGCAGCCAGGGACAGCAGGTGCAGGGAGGGCAGGCCTCAGACGGGTGTGGACTGAGGGAGCTGTGATGGGTGCAGTCGGGGAGGGGCAGAGGGGGAACAGGAGAGCAAAGACGAGGAGAGGAGGTGCGTGGAGGTCAGGGGTGGTGTTCTCAGAGGTCTTCAGACCTCATATGGAAGCCTGGACTTCATCCCGAGACTAGAGGGCCCAGATCAAATATGCTGACAGCGAGATGAGCAGAGTCGGGAAAAGCCCCCAGCGGGGAAGGTGGCCGGGGGAGGGACAGACAGAATCCCGCAGGTCAAACCACAGCATTGGGTCCCAGGAGTCCTGGGGCCGCAGCATTTATCCACCTTGTGTCCAGGGATGGTAGTTGGGGCCAGCTGCCCCTTGGTTTCCCCAGCGCCCCCCTCTCCCCTCTGCAGGATGAGCCCATAGCCCTGGACAAGCAGCACTCGCGGGACTCCACAGCCATCACCCACTCCACCTACTCACTGCCAGCCTCCTCCTACTCCCAGGACCCTGTGTACGCCAACGGCGGCCTCAACTACAGTTACCGCGGGTACGGGGCCTTGAGCAGCAACCTGCAGCCCCCTGCCTCCCTCCAAACAGGAAACCACAGTAATGGTGAGTCGGGGGAGGCCTGGACTCTGGCTCCCTGACCAGCACCCAGTTGGGTCTGCAGAGCAGCCCCCGGCAGGGCAAGGGGTAGGGGGAAGCAGAGGCCTGTGATGGAAAGGGACTGCCTCACAGCACAGGGAGCAGGAGGGGCGGCTCTGGCACCCTCCCACTTCATCGTCTCAGCTGGTCCTTAGATTGGAAGGTGAAGGAGACTTAGCTGGTTAAAGCAAAAAGCTACCACCCCCTTCTCACCGCCAGTGGCGCTTGCTCCGCCGCTTCCCACCTTCACTCCCAGCGCCTCTCACTGATTCCGCTCCCCCAGGGACCCTGTGGGTGCCGAGTCCCAGCCAAGGGCCTGTTCTTGACCTGAGTTGAATCTCCACAGCCCCATCTCACCCATAGTGACCAAGGCTCAGTGAGACGGCTGCTGGCCTGGCCCAGCTGTGGCCCCGCTGGCCTGCAGGGCGGCTCCCTCCCCAGGCCTCAGCGCAGGGCCTGCCTTTCTAGGTGAAAGCTTTTCTCACCCGGGTGCTAGGCCTCAGTTCTTGCCCCTGCAACTCATGGAGCCTACATCTGAGACACCCGgggtgatggcgcacacctgctCCCTTGCTCCGCTGCTGTAGCTGGGTGATTCAGTAGGTGCTTTTCCGGTAACTTCCCAGGCTACTCTGCGCAGATGGGGCACAGACCATTAGAGGAGACAGCCCCCGAAGAGACAGAGGCTTCCTCATGGAGTCAGGTGCTGCCGTGAGCACGAACTGGAGTGGGGAACCTCAGACCCCTTTACTGTGAGGCCAAGGGAAGCAGGGGAGGAGTGGGGTCAGCCTGGTGGGTCACAGGACCTCTTGGGCCAGGCACTCGGGTTGTGTTCTGTGTGCAGGAGGAGCCCCTGCTAGGTTTTAAGCACAGAAAGGCCTTGAATTGTGTGGTCTGTCATTCTGTCTGCCCTTGTAAGAAGGTTTGAATGGGGAGAACAGGAGGCAGAAGCCGTGTGCTTTGGGGGTCGTTCAGAAGCCAGGGAATGAAGGGAAGAATTGAGGAACTTGAGTAGGTTGGAGAAAGGTGCCACCTGTAAGCTGGGGAACACTGGTGCGAGGTCTTGGCTAAACATGCCTGAGGATTCCCTAAGCCCCAGTCCTTGGCTGCAGGAGACCCCTCACTGTTCCTGGGCTGAGCAAGGGAGGGAGCTAGTCCCCACCCATGGCAGGAAACCCAGGCCGCCTCCACTCGCCTTGACCCTCCACCCCCCAGAACCAGGAAGTGTATGCAGGTCCCTGGAAGATTCGTGCCTGGGCTTAACTCCTCATCCCTTCCTAATGCCTCTTAACCTAAAATAAGAGGCCGCCTGGCCCTAATCCCTGAAGCTAAGGCCAGAGTGGCCAGCACAGTGAGAGGTGGAGTGGCTGTCCTAGGTGGGCTCCTTTCATTCCGGGAAGAAAAGCCATCCCATAGCCCTGCCCTCCCTACACGTGGGAGTCTGCGGCCCAGCAGATGAGTGAGGGTGGCCTGGGGTCTGCTCCCTCCTAGCAGCAGGTGATGGTGACAAGCCTCTATCTGGTGTCCACCCAGCATGACCTATCTCAGGGGTGTTGCTGCCAGGTTCCCCTGACCCTCCTAAGGGCCTCTCATGGTGGGGCTGGGCCTGTTTCAGGCCTGCCCCGTTCACACCTGCCCAAGAGGCACAAACAGCAGCCAGATAATGATTCTTCAGGGAGGCAGCTGGCTCTGCCCTTGTGCATCCtggggcctcagtctcccatctGTGAATACCCTGGTTCCTTCATGGTGGGTAGGGAGGCCACTGAGGCAGAAATCTGGTCATTTACCTCCTCGCCTGGGGCAGCCCCTGTCCGTGAGCACTAGTACCTCGTCTGGAGAACATTGTTTAGATCCTCCAGTGGTTGAAGGAAGATGACAGGCAGCCACGTGGTTGCAGGGCCACCCAGCTCCACTGGCCTCCCCAGCCTCAGACTTTCAAGTGATTGTTCAATCAGTTTGGTATCTCGGCTGGGCAGCCGTATTAATGGCTCAGAGCTCCTCACTTTGTTCATTATGTTGTCATCTGGAGATGCAAATCAGCTTAGATAGAATCAGGCTCACCCTGTCTTGCCTGGAGTGCTGGGTAACTCATGCTCGCTCCTATCCCTCTACCCACCATACAGTAGTCACTCGGCAACCTGAGCATCTGGCTGTAACCAGAGTCTGCATGGGATGTCTCCAGATCAGATTGGCCACAGGAAACAGGGACCTTCTCCTTTCCAAGCCTCAGCTACCGcccaggagagaagggaggaagctCTGAGCACAGGCATGAACaggacagcacttggggagaggaggagaaaaggaaggaccTGAGGCCACTGCTCATGTTGACTATGCCAGGAGGCTCTGGCCACTCCCAAGCATGATGCAGAGGGGACCAGAGCCACCCTAGAGGGAACCAGACCCTCTCCTCCCCATCCCTCTGGGTCCAGCCCCTGCAATATCCAGAAGCCAGCAGAGGTACTCCTGTTCCCAGCTTCTCAGTCCCCCATTGTGACAACACCTTGGGAGTCAGTGACCTGCTTGGCTGCTGTTTCTAGACACGGCCCCAACCCCTTCCCCGTGTTTGACTTTAACAGACTTAACTGTTTCCTTAACTCTCAATTCCAAGGACGCTGTTTAGAAAATAGTTCCTAGGACCTCCTCCTTGGTGTCCACGTTCTCTGGCCAGAGAGGAAATAACCCCATGTGACAAACTGTCCCATCTTAGGCTCCAGCTTCCTTCCCCATTCGGGGGCTGCAGCAGCTTCCTTTTAGCAGCAGTCAGGTTCCATAGTTTATCCCAAGATGTCGCTTCCAGTCTGGATGCCTCCAGGGACAAGAGCTTGTCCCTCTTCATAGCAGCATAAAAACTGCCATGGAGATGCAATCATGAGTGAATGTGGCCATCAGAACCTTCAGGGTAGTTGGGGGAGTCTCACACCCCCGTGGAAGAGAAAGCTGTGGGGAAGGGACTCCAGGGGGAGGGCAGAGAACAGAGAAGCTGACCTGGCTGcatcagagaaggcttcccagGGAAGCGGCAGCGCTGCCTGCACCTGCCCAGATTCTCTCTTCTTTGGCTGTTTCTTGCTGTGAACACCTTGCAGGATGCTTTTCAAATTCCAGGAGCTTCCAGGTCTCCTGGGAGCCCACTCAGAAAGCCGTGAAACCTGTTTGGAAGCCCTTCCCTACTGTGCCAGTctaggcaggcaggcctcctgcGGGCTGAGAAGGAGCCCTAGCCTGGGCCGAGTGTTTCACACCTGGCATCTTAGCTTCTGCTCACAGGAGCCACTTAGTTTTGGCAGACGAGGGCTCTGAGGCCCACAGAAGTTAAAGGATTTGCCAATGAAGTAGCAGAGCAGGACTTGAATCCACACTTGCCCGACTCCAAAGCCAGTAGCTTCTTGGGAAAGGCCAAGAGAGGACAGGGCCTGGCGGTCCCCTCCCCAATACGCACACCCCTAGTGTGTTTTAGAAGATGGCAGGCTCCCTCTTCGCCATCATCATCTGAGGACAAAGGGCAGGCAGTTTCTCCAGAAACCAGTCTGGGTCTTGTCCTGATCGTTCGGCCCACACTCCCTCGTATCCCAGCAGCATGAACCCTCCACCTCACTCAGGCACAGGACTCCTCCCAGGAGGGGTATTCGAGGTGCTGAGGCTTAGCAGAAAGAGGCTTCACACAGccagccccttcctccatccACTGGCTGCCACGGTCCCTCCTGGGGGTGCAGTTATGGCCTGGCCAGTCTGGCCTGTACCTCTTCCCCCAGATAACCAAGGCAGCTGGTCTCTCTCCAGCTGGACAGAAGCACACACAGATGTTTCTTCTCCTGGCCTTTTGTGGCTCCACTCTGAACTCCTCCTGGGCTTTCCCCACACACATCTCTCAGGTGTGTTAGGCCCCTGCCTACCTGCAGAGTTTCCTGCACACCATCTCCCCTTCCAGCCTCGATgtctggggtgggggaagagcaCACGGATGGGTGCTGCTCCTTTAGGCATGCTGGCAGAGGCTTTAGCACTTGGCCCACAGTTCCTCAGTGGTGGGAGTATTTCCCATTCCCACGCTCTGCTCACCACACTGAGAGGCAGATCTTAGGAGTTCCTTTGCCCCaagtcctcctcttcctcacctaAAACCAGATCTTTGCAAGATCACCCTGAGGATTCCCTGAGAACCCTGTCGCCCGCAGGCCCGTTCTAAGCACTAGGGATAGAGGCATCAGGGAGATGGACCAAAGCCACAGACTCCAGTGTTCAACTCACAGTGGGCACTAGGCCATAGGTTATGACAGCGCCAAGGAAGACACACCTCCCAGATGCCAGGCAGGGTGGCCGCTCCCTCCTCACCCTACTTCCCTCTTCACAGGGCCCACGGACCTCAGCATGAAAGGCGGGgcctccaccacctccaccacccccacacccaccccctccagcaccagcaccagcagGCCCGTGCCCACCGCTCAGCTCAGTCCCACAGAGATCAGCGCCGTGCGGCAGCTCATCGCGGGCTACCGGGAGTCTGCTGCCTTCCTGCTGCGCTCTGCAGACGAACTGGAAAACCTCATCTTACAGCAGAACTGACCCCAGCGGCACCTGGAGCGCACTGCCCTAGGGAAAGAGGCTGTCCCAGCCTGGACCCAGCTTCCTGCCTCACCAGTTGGTaccttttgtttttgaaagaggTGGGATCCAAAAGAGCTGTTTCTAGCCACACTCCAAGCACCTGAGACTTTGGGCAcaaggacacttttttttttggaatctcaCCACACGGGTGCTCTGACCTGCTTGGAAGAGGCCAACGGGGCAGCTCTGGAAGGGTTGGGGGCTCCCCTGACAAGGCGCTGGGGCTGCAGCTCTGTTTAGAATCACCTTCGTGGACCCTGATGTTAGAATCCCACCCCCAGATAATTACCTTTCAAGTCTTAGGTGAGCAGAATTGCATATTTATTGAGAAAAACAAAGTGgaccctttcttcctctccccttagtaatttatttttctgaaaatggaTTCTTTTGTGTTTGTACAGATTGCTAGTCTGTGTCTGTCTGATCAGAAGGATGTATCCCCATACCTAACATTCCATATCACTACACTGAtgtgggctggggccaggggcaggGCAGGTGCCAGGCTGGCTGTTCCTCTGCATGCCTGGCGCACCCTGTGGCCACTATCCCATGGCCAGGCCATCCTGTTGCAGATCCCAGTGCTGCCACAGGGACACCACCAGGCACCTCCCTAGGCACCGCCAAGCAGGAGGACCTCACCCACACCCAtggcaaagcaaaacaaaagaggTACCCCCACCCCATTCTCCAGAAGCCCCAGTCCATGGTCACCTGTATTCTACCTCACACTCCAGCGTGGGCTTTTTCCAGGATGTGCCCTGAGCCTGTTCGGAACAGCTGTCACCCCAACTCCCCCACACAATGTGTCTGCCTGGGAGGTAAGTCCAGACTGGGTGTCCAGGAGCTGGAACCCAGAGAGCGTCCTGTCCCTAACCAGCCACTGCAGTCCTCTAGCTCTGGCCCTCTCGGCTGCTTGACGGGACGGACTGCTGGGAGATGGCAGCCGGTCGGCAGGGCCCTTGCCGGTCTGAACTTCTGTGCACAGGCCTGGGCCCTAAGACTCCTGCCAAGAGGGGCCGCTGCTTCAGGGTGAGCCCCGGCTGTCAGGCAGCTGTGAGCTCCAGGGCGGACTGCAGCTCCCATCCCCTTGCGCCATGTTTGGAGTAAAGGGATCAACGGAAGTGGAGGAGCCACTTGGGGTTCTCCTAAGACCAGCCCTTCTGGAGGGGCCAGTCCTGGAAGAAACCCATAATCCCTGGAGTGTGAAaaagggcaaaaagaaaaagctggccTGGTTTCCTTCCTCCCTGATAGGCACTTCCTCTTGCTCAGTGCAATACCTACCAGTGCTGCTAAACCAGGGATTCGCCCAGACCTCAGCAGGCCCCCAGGGCCTCTCCATGCAACACTCCGTAGCCATGACAGCAGCTCTCTGCTGCCCGCCCCTGCCCAGAACTGGCAGAAGCCCTCTGTTGCCTTTCCTCCCTCAGAGCAGCGAGGCCCCAGGGGAGCCAGGGCCGAGTGGATCCTAGGATGGCCACAGAGAGCCACTCGCTCCTAGAACAGGCATCCCTTCCCAAACCAGCTTTTCTGCAGCCAATTGCCTGTTGCAGCTGTGGCCACTGCCTCCCGGCACTGTGGCAGACTCCCCCCGAGGAGGGACAGGGAGGGGGCACCAGTGAAGATGCCCCATCCTGCCTCAGGTCCAGAACTCTGAAAGGTAGGGTGCCTACCCCGTGCTTACTTCCGGCCCCTAGAGGTTGGGGGTGGTCGTCTCTCTCAAGTGGCCTCCAACAACCCACCCAGCCACaccacctctgccttccatctGACCAATCCCCAGGCCTCTGGTCAGGGCCAGGACACCTGAGACTCACCCTTAGCACAGCACAACCTCCAGTGCCCAAGGCCTCTCCCACACCCCAGCCATCCACACATCCAGCCCCACCTGCTCAGTACTACTCCCCTCAACATTTGAATTcgtgtaaatatttatttttgtgtgtgaacaATACTACAAAGTAATCAGTGAGAtcttttgcaaaatgttaccCCAGGCAATTTGTGAGAATCTTAATgttaaaacctggcagagacaatcGCCACCCTAGAATTCCTGGTATCAGTTACTTAACATGTCACTTCTCCTCCCAGAGGCAGTACCCAAGCTAGACGTGGACCGTTTGCATTTCTTGGCAGACAGGCGTGAGAAAGACTGGGGAGGGGCTCCCTCCCACTACCCACACAAGGATTAGATCTAAAGATCAGCATAAGCTACAGTTTGAAATCACGTTTTTCTGAGTTCAAGCTGTTGGAACTGACCACCCTCTAGCCTGCCTTACTACTGCGGCAAGAGCATAGGTTCAATGTGTtttcaagagaaaggaaagaatatgTCAGTGGTTAAAGTCCATTGGGCCTCCCAGGCCCCTCCAGGACaagggatttcatcatgttgacccCATCTCTTGGGTGGGCTCCTCCTTTCCAGTGAAACTACACCTGAAGCCCTGGAGATGGCAGAATCAGGAGCAAGTTTCTGCATGGAAACGGGATTCCATTTAGCTGGCTCAGTCAGGGAActtgttctgttttgcttttgttttaaaagatacaGCTTCAACCCCTTCCCCCTACTCCTGACTTGGAGGGCACCAAAGAGCTGGTTCTGATGAACCAAGCTCGCTGCTGTCTCACCCTCACCAGAGAGACTGCCTTCTCCCAAAAGGAGCTCCCAAAGCCCTGTCCCGCAGCCATTTAAAAATCTTCTGACGGGCCTCAGGGCACAAAGTAATCATTTGGGATCCTAAGTTAAAAAGGAAATGCAAGAGTAGGATACTCCAATTCCAGAGTCTTTGCAGGGGCTAATCCCATGAGAAGGGCAGCATCAGAGAAGTGGGCATTGGTCTTAGTGGTGGACCATCAGGTAGACAAGTGATAGTGTGTGTAACCCATCTGAAACTCATTTTACCGTCGCCACTCTTACAGAGGACAGTTTATTCCCAAGGACAGTGCTGACAGGGAGGGGGACAGGCAGGGAGTTAGGAGGGTTTTCGAGGATTTCAAACAGGTGGAACCCATCCATCCCTATTCCCAAGGGCCACTTACAACTCCAAGGGTGGTTATAGGATTAACTACCAGTTCATTTTCAAAATGCTGCTTTGAACTCAGAGGGTTGAtacttttaatttgtaattttttgtaaaaCTTTTTACAAAATAGTAAAGTATTTCACCAGAATACCAGTTTCAATCCGTCCATGGtctgatttttatataatttagtGGTGCTTTAgaaactttgtttttgttgtttctgagCTAAACAGCTCAATCCTTTTTCGCCTGTATCTACCTAAGACCAATGTGAACCTTTGTATTTTTGCTCCTAATTTTGGACTCAGTGAAAGTGTACTGTTTACATGTACAGATGCCCCCAGTCCCTGTGTGTTCTGCAAGACTTGCTCTTGAGGAGGAAGATGCACCTCACTAAGCTCATCTGCTTAGCAAAGCCACAAACAAAAACCTCTCACTTTTTACCTACGTTTCcacctaaaaatacaacaaaaaaccTACACCATATAGAACTCATATTGGCTGAAAAACTTTCCACCTGGTAGATGGCCCATATGCCTCTATTATGTGGTCCATTTAGGAGCAGGAGTCAGAAGAGAGACCTCCTATTGGCTGCTGGTGGGTAACTGCATGGACAGAGGAAAAGGGAGGGCAGGACTTTGCTGCAGAGCTATGGGATGAATGTAGTTCTTCCCTGGGCAGCCTGGGAGTGGGAAGGTCAGAATGACTCACGTGGCCTTCAGGATCAAGCCAACCAGGATTTAGGGACAACCCAAGAGGTCTTTAGTCCTCTGGCGTGATTTAGACATGTTTTGGAAGAGCACGAGTTCCGTATCTGAGATGAGATGTTAAGACTTTCAGTGCAGACAGTACAAGCCATTTCTTCAGGGTTCCTCTGGGGGCAGCTCCTTCATGAGGTCCCACCTCCGGGGAGGGGCACAGGACTCCAGATAGTAAGCACTTAAGGCAAACAGTGGATGGCACCAACTTTTAAAGGTGACTCTTTGTTAATCAATGGCTTCAcctctaaattatatttttacagaTAATGCACCTATGCAACTTAACGTGGCTCTTCTAAGCAGGTGAGGACTTCCTCCTCAATGCTCTCTATAAAAATCATTTGTGTTCTATATAGTGAGTTTTACCAGTAAATGTGgcttaatattttaattcttagaaTGTGTCTTCTGTACGTGATGCGactaaattctgttttgtttgtggAATGACTAGCACAGGCcgactccctctctccctcacttaACAAAAGACCAATGAGCTGTTAATCGAGCTGTTATCTCCATGGTATTACTTGCTAAATGCACTGATTTCATAAGTATGTGGAATCCTTTTCCTTTTGAATCTGTATATCATATATAAGACTGAATCTACTTAATAAACACTGAACAACAAACTGAATGCTCTGCTTCCACTGTGTCCTATCAACAGCAGCACCACCTGCCACTTCTCACCCTTCCTCATCTAGTCTGGCACTGAAACATCTTTCTACTAGTGGAATCTACTAGCCAACAGTATGGCACACAGAAGGTCCTCAGTACATTTTCCAGAACAAAtgaacctgtaattccagcacctcaTCTGTtagaaagggaaggaaatgaaACTTTCCCAGGCGCTCTTCAGTTGCTGAGCACATGCAGAGCTCTCATGCACCCTTTTAAATCTCAGTTCCCTTACCCGCCACACgcagacacacaggcacacgGAGTACACGCCCTGCTGAAATTCAGTGACCAGCAACAAACTTGCTTTTCCACAACCTCTCACCCTAGCACGTGGGCAATTGACTGAAACCAAATTCCCATAATAATCCCTAAGTGCTAATTTGGAAAACTGAGCAAACACGATCTCTGGTTCTGAACCTTCGGTGCTTAACATTCCATTCTATGCAAAACCCTGGATCCCACCTTGAAGGAAACAAAAGGGCTACTTTTTCCAAAGATACTTATTtgtgctgattttttttcatccTATATATGTGGTTTAGGTTAAGCTTTAAGGAAAAGTTGTAGGAATATGGCTGGGAACAAACGTGATCATGGATTTAAAAACTTTAGGCATGTTAAAAGCATACATTTTACTGCtaaaattctgtgtgtgtgtgtgtatatgtgtatacatttatgggacTTATTaaaaccttatttatttttttagacagtatcactctgttgcccaggctggagtgcagtggtgtgatctcagctcactgcctccaaccctccaggtttaagcaattctctgcctcagcctccaaagtagctgggattacaggcgcaggccactatgcccggctaattttttgtatttttagtagagacggggtttcaccatcttggccaggctggtcttgaactcctgacctcgtgatccacctgccttggcctcccaaagtgctgggattacaggcgtgagccaccgcgtccggccaaccttgatttttaaataatgacataATCCTTTTTCTCATAGAAATTCCGTACAGTAgccaaatatataaaatggaaaaggGCATGACCTTGGGGCTGAGACTCACTGAAGACAGGAGGAGGTCCGGGCACAGAAGATGGCCCTTGATGCCTCCGTTTTCCCATGGATGTGGGGAATCAAGGGGCAGCAAATCCTCAGTTAATACCACGGAAATTCCTTGTCCTGCCTAAAATGATCACCAATGAGACTGCTCAAACTATTGAGACTATTAGAAACCCACAACCTGGGACAACAGCTCCAGAACACAGACCCCGTTGGCCTGCTGGCCAGCCCCGCAAACACTTACCTCCTTCCACAGGAAATGCTGCTGTTCCACCGGAGCACTGGGATTCCCGCTCGCTGATTCCAGTCTGGCTTCTTTAAACAGGGCTCCACACCACTGTTGTTAACAGTGGATAAAAGACTTCATCAACTGGGAATGTCCCCTCAGAAGAGTGAACTAAAATGTACTCAACGACAAAACAGGCAAATCTCCCTTTatgaaaaacaacttaaaatgcACTAGGGAAGCGTAGTAGTTACATTTCTTTGCAAGAAGAATCCTTGCAAAATCCTATCTTCCCTTAATTGATCTTTTGTATAAACACAGATTTTATTAGGTTTATTCTCAGCCGGTAGTTTTTAAACACAGGGCCCCAGCTGCCTAAGGAGCTGGTAAATCCTGACACAGCACACAAAACTTTGtgaggccaggtgtgctggcggcaagattgcttgaggccaggagttcaaaactagtctgggcaacagtctctacaaaaaattttattagctgggcgtggtggtgtgtgcctgtagtctgagctacttgggaggatgaggtggaaggatcacttgagctcaggagttcgaggctacagtgagctgtgatcatgccactgcactccagcctgaatagAGTGAgagtctgcaaaaaaaaaaaaaaacccaaaaagcttTGTATGTGCATTCCATGGGGGGAAGAGTTCCCAAAAAAACGATTAAGACCCACCCATATCAGGTAACACAGCACTGACAACTGTTGTTCTTACAAGGCGTTCGTCTACGGCTTGTGGTAGAGATGTTCATTCTAGGCTTTCAAATTTACCAGAGACAATAGGAAGCGTGGGGATGTTGTCCAATTTTGGAGCAATCTCCAAAGTTCCACATCCTGCCCCTTCCATGGCTTCAAACAACACCCACACATAAGGGCAACACAGCCTGGGTCCCCTCCTCTCCGGGAGACAGGGCAGGCAGATGCTTTGGCCATCAAGACCCCTGATGGATGCAGGTAGCTCTATTTAGCAggcacacatacccacacacccCTCTAACACAGTCTTACAGCAGGCTGGATAGCAAATAAATGACACCTTGCCAGGCCAATAGCACTTTTCCTATATTCTGAAACATTATTTTCCCTGTCCTTTGGACCATGAGCAAAATAAGCCTTCCTGACCAAATATTCAATCTAAACTCAGGACTACACCAACCTTTGGTCAGGTCTGTGGCCTGAGACCAAAAGCCAG includes the following:
- the LOC105496189 gene encoding nucleolar protein 4-like isoform X6 — its product is MSDSTWMSADPHLASSLSPSQDERMRSPQNLHSQEDDDSSSESGSGNGSSTLNPSTSSSTQGDPAFPEMNGNGAVAPMDFTTAAEDQPINLCDKLPPATALGTPSYPSDGCGADGLRSRVKYGVKTTPESPPYSSGSYDSIKTEVSGCPEDLTVGRAPTADDDDDDHDDHEDNDKMNDSEGMDPERLKAFNMFVRLFVDENLDRMVPISKQPKEKIQAIIESCSRQFPEFQERARKRIRTYLKSCRRMKKNGMEMTRPTPPHLTSAMAENILAAACESETRKAAKRMRLEIYQSSQDEPIALDKQHSRDSTAITHSTYSLPASSYSQDPVYANGGLNYSYRGYGALSSNLQPPASLQTGNHSNGPTDLSMKGGASTTSTTPTPTPSSTSTSRPVPTAQLSPTEISAVRQLIAGYRESAAFLLRSADELENLILQQN